Proteins co-encoded in one Papaver somniferum cultivar HN1 chromosome 5, ASM357369v1, whole genome shotgun sequence genomic window:
- the LOC113278698 gene encoding uncharacterized protein LOC113278698: MLKDESVKAIKVSRVYEPSIIPQQSLATHRKDDAGEDIAEDDVGEDITDDFMEDDIVTKENEDEDFTKEKDWRYEIHLYLKEGTLPADLKQARKIQSKAGRYDLEDGVLYKKSFLGPLLRCVSKQEGHLILKDIYYGDAGNHSRMRSLSDKAKMQGYYCPHMIRYAARMARRCEECQRFSKRIHAPTTKFNSVDSPWPFSKWGIDIVGPLIEGSGKR; this comes from the coding sequence ATGTTGAAAGATGAGAGCGTGAAAGCGATCAAAGTATCCAGAGTATACGAACCTTCCATCATCCCTCAGCAATCCCTCGCTACACATCGTAAGGACGACGCTGGGGAGGATATTGCTGAGGATGATGTAGGGGAGGATATCACCGACGATTTCATGGAAGATGACATCGTAACAAAAGAAAACGAGGATGAGGATTTTACCAAGGAAAAAGATTGGAGATATGAGATTCATCTCTACCTTAAAGAAGGTACTCTACCTGCAGATCTGAAACAAGCCAGGAAGATACAATCCAAGGCAGGGAGATATGACCTCGAAGACGGGGTCCTATATAAAAAATCTTTCCTCGGGCCATTACTACGATGCGTGTCAAAACAAGAAGGGCACCTTATTCTGAAAGATATATATTACGGAGATGCAGGAAATCATAGCAGAATGAGATCGTTATCGGACAAGGCGAAAATGCAGGGGTATTACTGTCCGCACATGATAAGATATGCAGCCAGGATGGCCagaagatgtgaagaatgtcaacgGTTTTCCAAAAGGATCCATGCTCCCACAACAAAGTTTAATTCCGTAGACAGTCCGTGGCCTTTCTCCAAATGGGGAATAGACATCGTTGGACCCCtgatcgaagggtcagggaaaagatGA
- the LOC113278699 gene encoding uncharacterized protein LOC113278699 produces MIQKIIDNGDLKQYIRKEEADESSKRSKQVQFPEGNRTLNTISCSKATGPSLTTQIGKRLRKKFEDYYELYKIDGVEIDDHGQWMDAPITLEADDVEEDMKDHNDPLFVTLPVAGCNIKKILIDGGSSINVLFYDTFKRMELNDEQLIYSYHTIYGFNGSPTKPLGDIVLQINAGPMKIDTHFSVVDAPSPYNAIIVRRWVHKIKGITSTYHQCLRFPSPEGVMEIKSDQVTARECQAMQNRLNNELDEQRKSRRIRNKEVAKEKAINLYL; encoded by the coding sequence ATGATCCAAAAGATTATCGACAACGGAGACCTTAAGCAATACATAAGGAAGGAAGAAGCAGATGAAAGTTCAAAACGAAGCAAGCAAGTTCAATTTCCTGAAGGCAATCGAACACTGAACACCATTTCATGTTCGAAAGCCACGGGACCTTCACTAACaacgcagattggaaaaaggttgaGAAAGAAGTTCGAAGACTACTACGAGCTGTATAAAATCGATGGGGTAGAAATAGACGATCATGGGCAATGGATGGATGCACCAATAACTTTAGAGGCAGACGATGTGGAGGAAGACATGAAAGATCACAATGATCCTTTGTTCGTCACACTGCCCGTAGCAGGGTGCAACATCAAGAAAATTCTTATTGACGGAGGAAGTTCAATCAATGTCTTGTTCTATGATACGTTCAAACGAATGGAGTTAAACGATGAGCAACTGATATATTCGTACCACACTATTTATGGATTCAATGGGTCTCCCACGAAACCATTGGGGGACATTGTTCTGCAAATAAATGCGGGACCGATGAAGATAGACACCCATTTCAGCGTAGTAGACGCTCCTTCCCCCTACAATGCTATCATCGTAAGAAGATGGGTGCACAAGATCAAAGGGATAACATCAACTTATCATCAATGTCTTAGATTCCCATCACCCGAAGGGGTAATGGAGATCAAGAGTGACCAGGTTACTGCTCGGGAATGCCAAGCTATGCAAAACCGTCTCAATAACGAGCTAGATGAACAACGGAAATCCCGTAGAATTCGGAACAAAGAAGTTGCTAAGGAAAAAGCAATTAATCTTTACCTCTAA
- the LOC113280943 gene encoding ankyrin-1-like: protein MDQGIFRSELFKTAYTGNLSRFKRLALKHAEAQGIEVGKAIGKLVDVGGKGLGKIFDEGGRGCLHFAAEGGSLNVCKYLLDTLKVDVDAIDGKGYTPLCRAIEKGHLDTVRYLLEKGANADAPDDKNYTPLQIAVKSGDTKMIASLLSKGVHLDVANRVGTALEIAAGLGHQNAVKMLLDHGANPNVASPSLQRPLILAISAKSWESVEHLLQAGADPNAVSCGTTPLIAAARDGRTDVVMRLLEAGADPNYKMNAGLTALEMAAVLCNHQSVGVLFPVTSRIPTYPDWSIAGLLSHLYSDANKMQRKAHEMERFRQAKSKGRDAFQGEQYHMAAHWYEEALQISPKDPAVLSNLSACYARAGEGILALDYAMKCGSERPEWPKAHYRFGVACNVQKMYGEAADAFKKGLTLDPRNKELKDAYMKAIENKMNSLKVEEDNAE, encoded by the exons ATGGATCAGGGGATTTTCCGTTCTGAGTTGTTTAAGACTGCTTACACTGGAAATCTCAGTCGATTCAAGA GGTTGGCTTTGAAACATGCTGAAGCTCAAGGAATTGAAGTAGGAAAAGCAATTGGAAAGCTTGTAGATGTTGGAGGAAAAGGATTAGGAAAGATTTTCGATGAAGGAGGAAGAGGATGTCTTCATTTTGCTGCTGAAGGAGGAAGTTTGAACGTTTGCAAGTACTTGCTTGACACTTTGAAGGTTGATGTGGATGCCATAGATGGAAAGG GTTACACACCCTTGTGTCGAGCAATTGAAAAGGGGCATTTGGACACAGTTAGATATCTTCTTGAAAAGGGTGCCAATGCTGATGCGCCAGATGATAAGAATTACACTCCTTTACAAATTGCTGTAAAGTCAG GTGATACAAAGATGATAGCCTCATTACTTTCGAAGGGTGTACACCTAGATGTTGCAAATAGGGTTGGCACTGCACTTGAGATTGCTGCTGGTTTGGGTCATCAAAATGCTGTTAAGATGTTGTTGGATCACGGTGCAAAT CCTAATGTTGCCAGTCCGAGTCTGCAGAGGCCGCTCATTTTGGCAATTTCTGCCAAGTCATGGGAATCTGTGGAACATTTACTACAG gCAGGCGCTGACCCAAATGCTGTGTCATGTGGAACTACACCCCTGATAGCTGCAGCAAGGGATGGGCGCACAGATGTCGTCATGCGCTTACTTGAAGCTGGTGCAGATCCAAACTATAAGATGAAT GCAGGGCTGACAGCATTAGAAATGGCCGCTGTTCTCTGCAATCATCAAAGTGTTGGGGTTCTTTTTCCTGTGACTTCTCGCATTCCAACATATCCCGATTGGAGCATTGCCGGACTATTGAGTCATTTATATTCTGATGCGAACAAAATGCAG AGGAAAGCCCATGAGATGGAGAGATTTCGTCAGGCAAAGTCAAAAGGAAGGGATGCCTTCCAGGGAGAGCAGTATCATATGGCAGCACATTGGTATGAAGAG GCTTTGCAGATTTCCCCAAAAGATCCAGCAGTACTATCCAACCTGAGCGCCTGTTATGCACGTGCGGGTGAAGGAATCTTAGCACTTGACTATGCTATGAAATGCGGTTCTGAAAGGCCTGAATGGCCTAAGGCACACTATAGGTTTGGTGTCGCATGCAATGTACAGAAA ATGTACGGTGAGGCAGCAGATGCCTTTAAGAAGGGTTTGACACTTGATCCGAGAAACAAAGAGCTCAAAGATGCATACAT GAAAGCTAtcgaaaataaaatgaactctCTCAAAGTGGAAGAAGATAATGCTGAGTAA